A single region of the Pontimicrobium sp. SW4 genome encodes:
- a CDS encoding AHH domain-containing protein, translating into MKSTKSIAVILFSLLFLNLISCDKENVESKEPIQEKLKQKIKITTISDYKNDAEFREITSKFGLEKIIDNESSSNDNERISKKSDFLIDTDVIKKVETDSLTTYTMLIERQSKPATVLFENLVIEKRKDSISGYFVAYTFDKPFLQQNQKENISGTVKISPHEGDIKELIKRINSQAESNAFLRADDECETIEIIVETSCPCEGHWSIQQCTCNIRKPTRESFLFNTCDSDGGNFNDGATYYSDGGATGGGSGNPNSYSATVIPDEDLETLVKSFLSTLSNASRNYYLNNPAEKDLIFDYLNDNEFSESSMDFAEELIDIVSVESINDIDAFNFVLAAKKQNKIYSDIDGSFLLSVDQFTNLDLSISDDHDPIIAHFMIKMAVLRALNPEWSDIKVFWEATRDVVHIALDGIGLIPVVGELADFLNGGLYLLEGDGVNASLSFAATVPIFGWTATGAKYAVKLTNTVTGQTTKLVWKVVNNVIDFGRSSQLRKVLGLLPGNPQQAHHLVPWALRNNPVVQKAANSIYTFHMNDVMNGIAVAAWRNQPNHNLYNQKVQALFDALPESLTPDEAFEQVNNIVTNIRNAIIDNPNTHLNDLIF; encoded by the coding sequence ATGAAAAGCACAAAGTCAATTGCAGTCATCCTATTTTCCTTATTATTTCTTAATCTTATAAGTTGTGATAAAGAAAATGTAGAATCTAAAGAGCCTATTCAGGAAAAACTTAAGCAGAAAATTAAAATCACTACAATAAGTGATTATAAAAATGATGCTGAATTTAGAGAAATCACTTCAAAATTTGGTTTAGAAAAGATAATTGATAACGAGTCTTCCTCAAATGACAATGAAAGAATAAGTAAAAAATCTGATTTTTTAATTGATACTGATGTCATTAAAAAAGTAGAAACAGATAGCCTTACAACATATACAATGTTAATAGAAAGGCAATCAAAACCTGCCACTGTACTATTTGAAAATTTGGTTATTGAAAAAAGAAAAGATAGTATTAGTGGTTATTTTGTTGCTTATACTTTTGACAAACCATTTCTACAGCAAAATCAAAAAGAAAATATTTCTGGAACGGTAAAAATATCGCCTCATGAAGGAGATATTAAGGAATTAATTAAGAGAATTAACTCGCAAGCAGAAAGCAATGCTTTTTTGAGAGCTGATGACGAATGCGAAACTATAGAGATTATTGTTGAGACTAGCTGCCCCTGTGAAGGTCATTGGTCAATTCAACAGTGTACTTGTAATATAAGAAAGCCAACGAGAGAGAGTTTTCTTTTTAACACGTGCGATAGTGATGGTGGCAATTTCAATGATGGCGCTACATATTATAGTGATGGAGGCGCCACAGGAGGAGGTAGTGGAAACCCTAATTCTTACTCCGCAACTGTAATACCAGATGAGGATTTGGAAACACTTGTAAAGTCGTTTTTAAGTACTTTGAGCAATGCAAGTAGAAATTATTACTTAAATAATCCAGCTGAAAAGGATCTGATTTTTGATTATCTTAATGATAATGAGTTTAGTGAAAGTTCGATGGATTTTGCTGAAGAGTTAATAGATATAGTTAGTGTTGAATCTATAAATGATATTGATGCTTTTAATTTTGTTTTAGCAGCAAAAAAGCAAAATAAAATTTATAGTGACATTGATGGTTCGTTTTTGCTATCTGTGGATCAATTTACAAATTTAGATTTGTCTATTTCTGATGATCATGATCCAATTATTGCACACTTCATGATTAAAATGGCAGTTCTAAGAGCATTGAATCCTGAATGGTCAGATATTAAGGTGTTTTGGGAAGCAACTAGAGATGTTGTACATATTGCTCTTGATGGCATAGGTCTTATCCCAGTTGTTGGTGAGTTAGCTGATTTCTTAAATGGAGGTCTTTACCTTCTTGAAGGTGATGGTGTAAATGCAAGCTTAAGCTTTGCAGCTACTGTACCAATTTTTGGTTGGACAGCTACTGGAGCAAAGTATGCAGTTAAGCTTACAAACACTGTGACTGGACAAACTACTAAATTGGTTTGGAAAGTAGTGAATAATGTGATAGATTTTGGAAGAAGTAGTCAGTTAAGAAAGGTACTTGGTTTGTTACCTGGCAATCCGCAGCAGGCTCATCATCTTGTTCCTTGGGCGTTAAGAAATAATCCAGTAGTACAGAAAGCTGCTAACTCTATTTATACATTTCACATGAATGATGTAATGAATGGTATAGCTGTTGCTGCATGGAGGAATCAACCAAATCATAATTTATATAATCAAAAAGTTCAGGCATTATTTGATGCATTACCAGAATCTTTAACTCCAGATGAAGCTTTCGAGCAAGTTAACAATATTGTCACTAACATAAGAAATGCTATAATTGACAATCCTAATACTCATTTAAACGATTTAATTTTTTAG
- a CDS encoding DUF1963 domain-containing protein: MNNDSQTIEESINQYMINNHINVYAILLDLIKPTIAFKKSEKSKNISKFGGIPLFSDDLDMDRFNIKSLSHLCQISVDEIMPYNEFNYFFDGGMISFFINLNLSFPIRRSDYKVFYHNCKKEYLTQRHEHFVNSPVLDEMFIDFYLHYNFPSYQNYKMLELETRGINLDEEIDEIQDFIDTNNNHFSNNIGSQLFGNPQAVQGTVSFHWAASALNLSYPFTDQDLKKINEIEKEYILLLQVDFSDINVTENFGDGMLYFGIKKEDLMRKDFDNVELVYQST; encoded by the coding sequence ATGAATAATGATAGCCAAACTATTGAGGAAAGCATTAATCAGTATATGATAAATAATCATATAAATGTATATGCAATTTTATTAGATTTAATAAAGCCTACTATCGCATTTAAAAAGAGTGAGAAAAGCAAGAATATATCAAAATTTGGTGGAATTCCTTTATTCTCTGATGATTTGGATATGGATCGTTTTAATATCAAATCGTTATCCCATCTTTGTCAAATTTCGGTAGATGAGATAATGCCGTATAATGAGTTTAATTACTTTTTTGATGGCGGCATGATATCATTTTTTATTAATCTTAATTTAAGTTTTCCAATTAGACGAAGCGATTATAAAGTATTTTATCATAATTGTAAGAAAGAATATTTGACACAAAGACATGAACACTTCGTTAATTCACCAGTTTTAGACGAGATGTTTATTGATTTCTATTTACATTATAATTTTCCTTCATATCAAAACTATAAAATGCTTGAGTTAGAAACTAGAGGTATTAATTTAGATGAAGAAATTGATGAAATACAAGATTTTATTGATACTAATAACAATCATTTTTCTAATAATATAGGTTCTCAATTATTTGGAAACCCTCAAGCTGTGCAAGGAACTGTTTCTTTTCATTGGGCTGCTAGCGCATTAAATTTAAGCTATCCATTTACAGACCAAGATTTAAAAAAGATTAACGAGATTGAAAAAGAATATATCCTTTTATTACAAGTAGATTTTTCAGATATAAATGTTACTGAAAATTTTGGAGATGGGATGTTATATTTTGGTATTAAAAAAGAGGATTTAATGAGAAAAGATTTTGATAATGTAGAGTTGGTCTATCAATCAACTTAG